In Modestobacter versicolor, a single genomic region encodes these proteins:
- a CDS encoding Bax inhibitor-1/YccA family protein, whose amino-acid sequence MPSSNPAFSRGFPAAGSQSGGWGAGPQQTYGGAPTQYDPYSAPSPYAATGRAYMTMDDVVAKTGISFLVTVLSAAVTWAVLPQSLAWGLAIPAVLVAFVLGLVISFKQIANPAATLAYGILYGVALGAISEAFNDIYPGIVMQALIGTFGVFAGMLVVYKTGAIRVTPKLTRWVVGAAVGALVLLLVNFLVGLFSDGDALGLREGGPVAIGFSLLMIGIAAFMLLLDFDAADEAIRRGVAPKFAWYIAFGLLVTVIWLYIEILRLLSYFRE is encoded by the coding sequence ATGCCCAGCAGCAACCCGGCCTTCAGTCGGGGCTTCCCCGCGGCCGGCAGCCAGTCCGGCGGCTGGGGCGCAGGCCCGCAGCAGACGTACGGTGGCGCGCCCACCCAGTACGACCCGTACTCGGCTCCGTCGCCCTACGCGGCCACCGGCCGCGCCTACATGACGATGGACGACGTCGTCGCCAAGACCGGCATCAGCTTCCTGGTGACGGTGCTCTCCGCCGCCGTCACCTGGGCCGTGCTGCCCCAGTCGCTGGCGTGGGGTCTGGCGATCCCGGCCGTCCTCGTCGCGTTCGTGCTCGGCCTGGTGATCTCGTTCAAGCAGATCGCCAACCCGGCGGCGACGCTGGCCTACGGGATCCTCTACGGTGTCGCGCTCGGCGCGATCAGCGAGGCCTTCAACGACATCTACCCCGGCATCGTCATGCAGGCGCTCATCGGCACGTTCGGCGTCTTCGCCGGCATGCTGGTCGTCTACAAGACCGGTGCCATCCGGGTCACCCCGAAGCTCACCCGCTGGGTCGTCGGTGCCGCCGTCGGCGCGCTGGTGCTGCTGCTGGTCAACTTCCTGGTCGGCCTGTTCAGCGACGGTGACGCGCTGGGTCTGCGCGAGGGCGGCCCGGTCGCCATCGGCTTCAGCCTGCTGATGATCGGCATCGCGGCGTTCATGCTGCTGCTGGACTTCGACGCTGCCGACGAGGCCATCCGCCGCGGCGTCGCGCCGAAGTTCGCCTGGTACATCGCCTTCGGCCTGCTCGTCACGGTCATCTGGCTGTACATCGAGATCCTGCGGCTGCTGAGCTACTTCCGCGAGTGA
- a CDS encoding GNAT family N-acetyltransferase, protein MSSEAPTGTITIEQVDAAATYPLRAQELRQGRPVEIDEDDAPYTLHLAARLDGDEIVGVVRFHPRDCPWRPGEGSWQLRGMATDPRVRGLGAGRALVAEGLTRVAARGGDLVWCDARKAAVGFYERIGFTVVTDEYDLRPVGPHRGMVIELPIR, encoded by the coding sequence GTGAGCAGCGAGGCGCCTACCGGGACGATCACCATCGAGCAGGTCGACGCCGCGGCGACCTACCCGCTCCGCGCCCAGGAGCTGCGCCAGGGCCGCCCGGTGGAGATCGACGAGGACGACGCCCCCTACACCCTGCACCTGGCCGCCCGGCTGGACGGCGACGAGATCGTCGGCGTCGTCCGCTTCCACCCCCGGGACTGCCCGTGGCGGCCCGGCGAGGGCTCCTGGCAGCTGCGCGGCATGGCCACCGACCCGCGGGTGCGCGGGCTCGGCGCCGGCCGCGCGCTGGTCGCCGAGGGGCTCACCCGGGTCGCGGCGCGGGGCGGCGACCTGGTCTGGTGCGACGCCCGGAAGGCCGCCGTCGGGTTCTACGAGCGGATCGGCTTCACCGTGGTCACCGACGAGTACGACCTGCGCCCGGTCGGGCCGCACCGCGGGATGGTCATCGAGCTGCCGATCCGCTGA
- a CDS encoding GDSL-type esterase/lipase family protein yields MTRASRARRLATGAVYGGGGVGLAGAALVTLLREEARAARRRVTANRAQADPPTGNGVYGRGRGKPIVFAVLGDSSAVGLGVDAAGETPGVLIAAALAELAERPIRLVKFAKSGAVSRDLAAQVEQALPERPDVVLIMIGANDVTSRARPAESVRALAEAVRTLIDAGCQVVVGTCPDLGTIRPIAQPLRVLARRWSRQLAAAQTIAVVAEGGRTVSLGSVLGPSFATDRTLFSNDEFHPSAAGYAAAAASLLPSIADALGVWPAAADRGLRLRRDTVRPVARAAAKAAGRTGTEVQPTEVRGAESGPRGPWARLRRRRPVEIPTAEQADEAARTAVPS; encoded by the coding sequence GTGACGCGAGCGAGCAGAGCGCGGCGGCTGGCGACCGGCGCCGTGTACGGCGGCGGCGGCGTGGGGCTGGCGGGGGCCGCACTGGTGACCCTCCTGCGCGAGGAGGCCCGGGCCGCACGGCGCCGGGTGACCGCCAACCGGGCCCAGGCCGACCCGCCCACCGGCAACGGCGTCTACGGGCGTGGCCGGGGCAAGCCGATCGTCTTCGCGGTGCTGGGCGACTCCAGCGCCGTCGGGCTGGGCGTCGACGCCGCCGGCGAGACCCCCGGCGTGCTCATCGCCGCGGCGCTGGCCGAGCTGGCCGAGCGGCCGATCCGGCTGGTCAAGTTCGCGAAGTCGGGCGCCGTCTCCCGCGACCTCGCCGCCCAGGTCGAGCAGGCGCTGCCCGAGCGCCCCGACGTCGTCCTGATCATGATCGGCGCCAACGACGTCACCAGCCGGGCCCGGCCCGCGGAGTCGGTCCGGGCGCTCGCCGAGGCGGTCCGCACGCTGATCGACGCCGGCTGCCAGGTCGTCGTCGGCACCTGCCCCGACCTCGGCACGATCCGCCCGATCGCCCAGCCGCTGCGGGTGCTGGCCCGGCGGTGGAGCCGCCAGCTCGCCGCCGCGCAGACCATCGCCGTCGTCGCCGAGGGCGGGCGCACCGTCTCGCTGGGATCGGTGCTCGGCCCCTCCTTCGCCACCGACCGCACGCTGTTCAGCAACGACGAGTTCCACCCATCGGCGGCCGGCTACGCAGCCGCCGCCGCGTCGCTGCTGCCCTCGATCGCCGACGCGCTCGGCGTCTGGCCGGCCGCGGCCGACCGGGGCCTGCGGCTGCGGCGGGACACCGTCCGCCCGGTCGCGCGCGCCGCGGCCAAGGCGGCCGGGCGCACCGGGACCGAGGTGCAGCCCACCGAGGTCCGCGGCGCGGAGAGCGGGCCGCGCGGCCCGTGGGCCCGGCTGCGCCGGCGTCGCCCGGTCGAGATCCCCACGGCCGAGCAGGCCGACGAGGCTGCGCGCACCGCCGTCCCCTCCTGA
- a CDS encoding uracil-DNA glycosylase → MARDADGFPVTRSAAGVLRAAAGTRALTVLDERISGCRACPRLVAWREEVAQVKRASFREEDYWGRPVPGLGPADARIAVVGLAPAAHGGNRTGRVFTGDRSGDWIFAALWRAGLANQPTSVHKDDGLELTDVRVCAAVRCAPPANAPTPEERDTCSPWLARELALLPRLRVVVVLGGFGWTALWPVLSAAGYALPRPRPAFGHGAEVTLTGPHGTLTLLGSYHVSQQNTFTGRLTEPMLDAVLGRATELASSDR, encoded by the coding sequence GTGGCACGCGACGCCGACGGCTTCCCCGTCACCCGCAGCGCGGCCGGCGTGCTGCGCGCGGCCGCCGGCACCCGCGCGCTCACCGTGCTCGACGAGCGGATCTCCGGCTGCCGGGCCTGCCCGCGGCTGGTCGCCTGGCGCGAGGAGGTCGCCCAGGTCAAGCGCGCCTCGTTCCGCGAGGAGGACTACTGGGGCCGCCCGGTGCCCGGGCTCGGCCCGGCCGACGCGCGGATCGCCGTCGTCGGGCTGGCCCCGGCGGCGCACGGCGGGAACCGGACCGGCCGGGTGTTCACCGGCGACCGCAGCGGCGACTGGATCTTCGCCGCGCTCTGGCGGGCGGGTCTGGCCAACCAGCCGACGTCGGTGCACAAGGACGACGGCCTGGAGCTGACCGACGTCCGGGTCTGCGCCGCGGTGCGCTGCGCCCCGCCGGCCAACGCGCCGACCCCGGAGGAGCGGGACACCTGCTCCCCGTGGCTGGCCCGGGAGCTGGCGCTGCTGCCGCGGCTGCGGGTGGTCGTCGTCCTCGGTGGCTTCGGCTGGACGGCGCTGTGGCCGGTGCTCAGCGCGGCCGGGTACGCGCTGCCCCGGCCGCGGCCGGCGTTCGGGCACGGGGCGGAGGTGACCCTGACCGGCCCGCACGGGACCCTCACCCTGCTGGGCAGCTACCACGTGAGCCAGCAGAACACCTTCACCGGACGGCTCACCGAGCCGATGCTGGACGCCGTGCTCGGCCGCGCCACGGAGCTGGCAAGCTCTGACCGCTGA
- a CDS encoding acetyl-CoA C-acetyltransferase, with translation MPEAVIVAAARSPIGRAFKGSLKDLRPDDLAATITRAALDQVPQLDPTDIDDLMLGCGLPGGEQGYNMGRIVAVLMGMDHLPGTTVTRYCSSSLQTTRMALHAIKAGEGDVFISAGVEMVSRFVKGNSDAIPDTQNPRFEAAAAKVAKAAESGADSWRDPREDGELPDAYISMGQTAENLALVKDVSRQEMDEFAVRSQNLAEQAIADGFWEREITPVTLPDGTVVSTDDGPRAGTTLEGIAGLKPVFRPDGRVTAGNACPLNDGAAALVIMSDRKAQDLGITPLARIVSTGVTGLSPEIMGYGPVDATKQALARAGMSISDIDLVEINEAFAAQVIPSYRDLGIDIDKLNVHGGAIAVGHPFGMTGARITGTLLNGLRARDGQFGLETMCVGGGQGMAMVLERLS, from the coding sequence ATGCCCGAAGCCGTCATCGTCGCCGCCGCCCGCTCACCCATCGGCCGCGCGTTCAAGGGGTCGCTGAAGGACCTGCGCCCCGACGACCTGGCCGCCACCATCACCCGCGCCGCGCTGGACCAGGTGCCGCAGCTGGACCCGACCGACATCGACGACCTGATGCTCGGCTGCGGTCTCCCCGGTGGCGAGCAGGGCTACAACATGGGCCGGATCGTCGCCGTCCTGATGGGCATGGACCACCTGCCCGGGACGACGGTCACCCGCTACTGCTCCTCGTCGCTGCAGACCACCCGGATGGCGCTGCACGCGATCAAGGCCGGTGAGGGCGACGTCTTCATCTCCGCCGGTGTCGAGATGGTGTCCCGCTTCGTCAAGGGCAACTCCGACGCCATCCCGGACACCCAGAACCCGCGCTTCGAGGCCGCCGCCGCCAAGGTGGCCAAGGCCGCCGAGAGCGGCGCCGACTCCTGGCGCGACCCGCGCGAGGACGGCGAGCTGCCCGACGCCTACATCTCGATGGGCCAGACCGCGGAGAACCTGGCGCTGGTCAAGGACGTCTCCCGGCAGGAGATGGACGAGTTCGCCGTCCGCAGCCAGAACCTGGCCGAGCAGGCCATCGCCGACGGCTTCTGGGAGCGCGAGATCACCCCGGTGACGCTCCCCGACGGCACCGTGGTCAGCACCGACGACGGCCCGCGGGCCGGCACCACGCTCGAGGGCATCGCCGGCCTCAAGCCGGTGTTCCGCCCCGACGGCCGGGTCACCGCCGGCAACGCCTGCCCGCTCAACGACGGCGCGGCCGCCCTGGTGATCATGAGCGACCGCAAGGCGCAGGACCTGGGCATCACCCCGCTGGCCCGGATCGTCTCCACCGGCGTCACCGGGCTCTCGCCGGAGATCATGGGCTACGGCCCGGTCGATGCGACGAAGCAGGCGCTGGCCCGCGCGGGCATGTCGATCTCCGACATCGACCTGGTCGAGATCAACGAGGCCTTCGCCGCGCAGGTCATCCCGAGCTACCGGGACCTGGGCATCGACATCGACAAGCTCAACGTGCACGGCGGGGCGATCGCTGTCGGCCACCCGTTCGGGATGACCGGCGCCCGGATCACCGGCACCCTGCTCAACGGCCTGCGCGCCCGCGACGGCCAGTTCGGCCTGGAGACGATGTGCGTCGGCGGCGGGCAGGGCATGGCGATGGTGCTCGAGCGCCTCTCCTGA
- a CDS encoding DUF2252 domain-containing protein gives MADRADLTPAGENPDDTQRQQQIVDVLVDAFSVLMQADADAFRTKFRKMAADPFAFYRGSACLFYADMATLEDRWCDERTSRVWIQGDLHAENFGTYMDGAGRIVFDVNDFDEAYLGHVSWDLRRFAASFALLAWRKALGDDVIGDMLGTFLGSYLDQVEAFTRSDDDRSFALLRENTEGAVHDVVLATTARTRLDLLGRLTVVENYERRFADRPRNRRLDDDERAVVLAAIDRYRETVHPPRRRRDVAYDVKDVVGTGGFGIGSAGLPAYNVLLEGYDQALENDVVLSVKQGNVAAPSRIVRDPEIRAYFEHEGHRTAVSQRALQANASQFLGHTEIDGVGFVVAELSPYEVDLDWDDLTEPDEISPVLAQLGRATAKLHCVGDADSDHTLVPFQTEEAISTMIGGRRDEFIADLVDFAHGYAQRTREDHRLFVDAFRAGQIPGISSSGAHPIR, from the coding sequence GTGGCCGACCGAGCTGACCTCACCCCTGCTGGCGAGAACCCCGACGACACGCAGCGCCAGCAGCAGATCGTCGACGTGCTCGTCGACGCCTTCTCGGTGCTGATGCAGGCAGATGCCGACGCGTTCCGCACCAAGTTCCGCAAGATGGCCGCCGACCCGTTCGCGTTCTACCGCGGCTCGGCCTGCCTGTTCTACGCCGACATGGCGACGCTGGAGGACCGCTGGTGTGACGAGCGGACGTCGCGGGTGTGGATCCAGGGTGACCTGCACGCCGAGAACTTCGGCACCTACATGGACGGCGCCGGCCGCATCGTGTTCGACGTCAACGACTTCGACGAGGCCTACCTGGGCCACGTGAGCTGGGACCTGCGCCGGTTCGCGGCCAGCTTCGCGCTGCTGGCCTGGCGCAAGGCCCTCGGCGACGACGTCATCGGCGACATGCTCGGCACCTTCCTGGGCTCCTACCTCGACCAGGTCGAGGCGTTCACCCGCTCCGACGACGACCGGTCGTTCGCCCTCCTCCGGGAGAACACCGAGGGCGCGGTGCACGACGTCGTCCTGGCCACCACCGCCCGCACCCGGCTGGACCTGCTGGGCCGGCTGACCGTGGTGGAGAACTACGAGCGCCGGTTCGCCGACCGCCCGCGCAACCGGCGGCTGGACGACGACGAGCGCGCGGTCGTGCTCGCCGCGATCGACCGCTACCGGGAGACCGTGCACCCGCCCCGACGGCGCCGGGACGTCGCCTACGACGTCAAGGACGTGGTGGGCACCGGGGGCTTCGGCATCGGCAGCGCCGGGCTGCCCGCCTACAACGTGCTGCTCGAGGGGTACGACCAGGCGCTGGAGAACGACGTCGTGCTGTCGGTCAAGCAGGGCAACGTGGCCGCGCCGAGCCGCATCGTGCGCGACCCCGAGATCCGCGCCTACTTCGAGCACGAGGGCCACCGCACCGCCGTCAGCCAGCGGGCGCTGCAGGCCAACGCCTCCCAGTTCCTCGGGCACACCGAGATCGACGGCGTGGGCTTCGTGGTCGCCGAGCTGTCGCCCTACGAGGTGGACCTGGACTGGGACGACCTGACCGAGCCCGACGAGATCTCACCCGTCCTGGCCCAGCTCGGGCGGGCGACGGCGAAGCTGCACTGCGTGGGCGACGCCGACAGCGACCACACCCTGGTGCCGTTCCAGACCGAGGAGGCGATCAGCACGATGATCGGCGGGCGCCGCGACGAGTTCATCGCCGACCTCGTCGACTTCGCCCACGGCTACGCCCAGCGCACCCGCGAGGACCACCGGCTCTTCGTCGACGCGTTCCGGGCCGGCCAGATCCCCGGGATCAGCTCCAGCGGGGCGCACCCGATCCGCTGA